One genomic region from Terriglobus aquaticus encodes:
- a CDS encoding alpha-1,4-glucan--maltose-1-phosphate maltosyltransferase, protein MKPNEGRSRVIIEEVSPEVDGGRYAAKRVLGDTVAVTAAIFGDGHDHLGARLLYRREDEKTWRYAPFAELGNDLWKAEFTADTLGQWRFTIQAWVDHFDTWIHDLHKRIAAQGTADAAHATNLNEPLPGTSTPTSGTSTSSTASAALSTAAADVALAFRSGAILLDKASSRATGEDAKTLKSAAGRLRVIAERAPENGVRYDFPLDDATVALAMRYPDLSFMTTYSREVPLWVDRKRAEFSSWYEFFPRSLGKNGAHGTLREVAAYLPQVAAMGFDVVYMPPIHPIGHAFRKGKNNSTVAEPGDVGSPWAIGSADGGHKAILRELGNFADFDYLVQTAQGLGIDIALDIAFQCSPDHPWVKQHPDWFSIRPDGSIQYAENPPKKYQDIYPINFESSDWQALWQELYSVFAFWVDKGVRVFRVDNPHTKALPFWEWCIAEVHKTHPEVIFLAEAFTRPHVMYSLAKGGYTQSYTYFSWRNTKAELTEYLEEITQPPVSDFFRPNLWPNTPDILPKPLQVPNPALYSQRIILAATLGASYGVYGPAFELMEHEPAKPGAEEYLNSEKYQIRQWNLDDPAVKAKSLAPIYTVLNTLRREHPALQTNSTLRFHPISNDNLLCYSKRLGDDIVLCIVNLDPDAVQTGFTTLDVLALGVDSGAPYTVEDVLTGSTYMWQGARNYVSLDPAKQPAHLFILRRQTQAKQQDSEAGVPTAR, encoded by the coding sequence TTGAAGCCGAACGAAGGTCGCAGCCGCGTCATCATCGAAGAAGTATCGCCAGAGGTCGACGGCGGCCGCTATGCCGCTAAGCGTGTTCTGGGCGACACGGTCGCCGTCACCGCAGCCATCTTTGGCGACGGCCACGACCATCTCGGCGCCCGGCTGCTGTACCGCCGTGAAGACGAAAAGACCTGGCGCTACGCACCGTTCGCGGAGCTTGGCAACGATCTGTGGAAGGCGGAGTTCACGGCCGATACGCTCGGCCAGTGGCGCTTTACCATCCAGGCCTGGGTGGACCACTTCGACACCTGGATTCATGACCTGCACAAGCGCATCGCCGCGCAGGGTACCGCGGATGCGGCCCATGCCACCAACCTGAACGAACCGCTGCCTGGCACGTCCACGCCGACCTCCGGGACCTCCACTTCCAGCACTGCGTCAGCTGCACTCAGCACCGCAGCGGCCGACGTCGCACTCGCCTTCCGCAGCGGGGCGATCCTGCTCGACAAGGCTTCGAGCCGCGCAACGGGTGAAGACGCCAAGACACTCAAGTCCGCCGCCGGCCGACTTCGCGTGATCGCGGAGCGTGCTCCCGAAAACGGCGTCCGCTATGACTTTCCGCTGGACGACGCCACGGTCGCGCTCGCGATGCGCTACCCCGACCTAAGCTTCATGACGACATACTCGCGCGAGGTTCCGCTGTGGGTAGATCGCAAGCGCGCCGAGTTCTCCTCCTGGTACGAGTTCTTCCCGCGCTCGCTCGGCAAGAATGGCGCTCACGGCACCCTGCGCGAGGTCGCCGCCTACCTTCCGCAGGTTGCGGCCATGGGCTTCGACGTCGTCTACATGCCGCCGATTCATCCCATCGGTCATGCCTTTCGGAAGGGCAAGAACAACTCCACGGTCGCTGAGCCCGGCGACGTCGGCTCGCCCTGGGCGATCGGTAGCGCGGACGGCGGCCACAAAGCCATTCTGCGCGAGCTTGGCAACTTCGCCGACTTCGACTACCTTGTCCAAACCGCGCAGGGTCTCGGCATCGACATCGCGCTCGACATCGCCTTCCAGTGCTCGCCCGACCACCCCTGGGTCAAGCAGCACCCCGACTGGTTCTCCATCCGCCCGGACGGCTCCATCCAGTACGCTGAGAACCCGCCGAAAAAGTACCAGGACATCTACCCCATTAACTTCGAATCGTCTGACTGGCAGGCGCTCTGGCAGGAGCTCTACAGCGTCTTCGCCTTCTGGGTCGACAAGGGCGTTCGCGTCTTCCGCGTCGACAACCCGCATACCAAGGCCCTGCCGTTCTGGGAGTGGTGCATCGCAGAGGTGCACAAGACGCACCCCGAAGTGATCTTCCTTGCCGAGGCATTCACGCGGCCGCACGTGATGTACTCGCTGGCCAAAGGCGGCTACACCCAGAGCTACACCTATTTCAGTTGGCGCAACACCAAGGCCGAGCTGACCGAGTACCTCGAAGAGATCACGCAGCCACCTGTCAGCGACTTCTTCCGCCCCAACCTGTGGCCCAACACGCCCGACATTCTTCCGAAGCCGCTACAGGTGCCCAACCCCGCGCTCTACTCGCAGCGGATCATTCTTGCCGCTACGCTGGGCGCCAGCTACGGCGTTTACGGGCCGGCCTTTGAGCTGATGGAGCACGAGCCCGCCAAGCCGGGCGCCGAGGAATACCTGAACAGCGAGAAGTACCAGATCCGGCAGTGGAATCTGGACGATCCAGCGGTCAAGGCAAAGAGCCTCGCACCCATTTACACGGTGCTGAACACCCTTCGCCGCGAACACCCGGCTTTGCAGACGAACAGCACCCTGCGCTTCCACCCCATCAGCAACGACAATCTGCTCTGCTACTCCAAGCGCCTGGGCGATGACATCGTGCTCTGTATCGTGAATCTAGACCCCGACGCGGTACAGACCGGGTTCACCACTCTCGATGTGCTCGCATTGGGCGTGGACAGTGGAGCGCCCTACACCGTCGAAGACGTTCTTACTGGCTCCACCTACATGTGGCAGGGCGCCCGCAACTACGTCTCGCTCGACCCCGCCAAGCAGCCTGCCCACCTCTTCATCCTGCGTCGCCAGACCCAGGCGAAGCAGCAGGACAGTGAGGCTGGAGTGCCCACGGCGCGATAA